The genomic segment TTATTGAATTACTGGTGTGAGAAGGTTGCGGAATCCGGACAAGTATCGAATGAGCTAGCGAAGTTGAATGCGTTGCGTGGACTCGATCCGGATTTCCGGCAGGCAATCGGAGGTTATCTCCAGCAGTGGGTCAGGAACGGCGGAAGGCGAGGCGAGCTACTGCCCTATCTACAATGGTTTGGCGGGGATGCGGTACGCCCACCGGGCGTTCGGGGGCGCATCGACCGTGCCAGTGCGCGTGCCATGCTGCGCTCGCTGATCCTGTTCCTTCGCCATATCGGCTACAGTGGGCTGGTGCTGATTTTCGACGAGCTGGAGCTGATTCTTCATCAGCGGGTGAACGTCCGCGATGCGTGCTATGAAGTCGTTCGACAATTTGTGGATAATGCTGATAACTTAGCAGGGTTACTTCTAATTTTCTCTATTACGGAACAAATGATTCTGGATACGAGTAGAGGGATTCCGAGTTATCCCGCTCTCTATCAACGGATCGGTGGTTTGATTCGATCGTTTTCCGAGTATGACTACCGTTCCGTGTTGATCAACCTCAACCACTTGCCGCTCCGAAAGGAGGAACTCGTCGAGCTGGCGCGACGCATTCGACAGGTGCACGCGGTAGCCTACTCGTGGCCAGCCGCTGACCGCGTTCGGGATTCGTATCTCGATCGTTTCGCTGAGCACGCTCTCGCTACCGGAGAAGTCCCTGCACCACGCTTCCTCGTG from the Thermomicrobium sp. 4228-Ro genome contains:
- a CDS encoding BREX system ATP-binding domain-containing protein; this translates as METLSRRDAITIIEALKRGTPPPPSLASYLHVGRGRWVEGMCWYLDVVRADALSAVRLIAGDYGSGKTHFLRVAEQRAYERAFVVSEVTLTKDVRLDRFETIWKKIMDNLTHEDANAPMNGIEELLNYWCEKVAESGQVSNELAKLNALRGLDPDFRQAIGGYLQQWVRNGGRRGELLPYLQWFGGDAVRPPGVRGRIDRASARAMLRSLILFLRHIGYSGLVLIFDELELILHQRVNVRDACYEVVRQFVDNADNLAGLLLIFSITEQMILDTSRGIPSYPALYQRIGGLIRSFSEYDYRSVLINLNHLPLRKEELVELARRIRQVHAVAYSWPAADRVRDSYLDRFAEHALATGEVPAPRFLVQLTVTVLDSAQQNPHLSIEELIPSKSEILKEIRSTERGRYAPWDEADVAFGAR